The Salvia miltiorrhiza cultivar Shanhuang (shh) chromosome 2, IMPLAD_Smil_shh, whole genome shotgun sequence DNA window GAAATCCCAAACCGGATCCAAATGGTTGTCAACAGTTGCCAAAATGTGATGCAGAGAGGAAGATTTGATGTCGACTTTTAGCTCTTCCGACCACAACAATCCCAAGCCACCCTTTCTACCAGCACCATCACAATCACAGTCAACCAAGAAATGATTCAGAAACCCAAGCTTCAACAGAACCGGTGTCCAATCAGTTGCAAAAAGTTTAGATTCAATAATGAACACCAAATCGGGCTTCTTTTGTTTGACAAGCCAAACAAGCTGACGAACTGTCGGTTGGTTCCCAAGCCCCCGACAGTTCCAAACCAAGCAATTCATTGTGCTCGGCGGGATTGCTCCAAAGCAATCTCCGCCGTCGTCGCATTTGAAGTGGTGGAATCATCATCCAGGATTGTTCCTTTGAGACGTTTTTGGACCATATCAATCGCTGCATCCCTTGAAGGGGAAGTATTTCCCTCGTTTTCAATCAAGTAGCGTTTCCTGTTTGGTTTAGCTAAAGACTGAACCTTTGGAATTTTTGGAGTTGGGGAACGGTTTAATCTTGACCAAGTTTTAAGGGTAGGTTTTTGGGTATTATTGGCTTGTTGTTTAGGAGGTAGATCGATGTTGAGGAGTTTAGCAATATCAACAGTAGGGATGATTGTTTCAGTTGGAGCGAAGGGGCCTCTGTTTTGAGGAGTGGCTCTGGCTTTCGGTTGGGATTCGGTGGCTGTAGTAAGGGATGTTTGGGTCTTGGAAAAGACTTGGCTGATCTTGGCTTCAGATTTGGTTGGAGGTTTTTGGCCAGTGGGGGCTGGGGAATGTTTCTGGGGGAGGGTGTTATCTTTCTGCATTTTGTGGGAGTGGTTTCTATCAGGGTTCACAGTATCAGCATTTGAGGGCAGGGTCATAGGGTTGGGAAAGTTTGAAAGGTGTGAAGAGGGGTTTGGGGATAGAGGTGATGGGCGTGGTTTGGAGGGATGGACCGGAGGGTGGAAAGGAGCATGGCATTGGAGATCAATCAAAGGGTTTGATTTTCTGGGACGGTCATGATTTTGTTTTGTCGGGCGGAGCCTCTTAAGAGGCGAGGCCTTGAGTATGGGGCCATAGATGATGTCTTCGAATTGCTTGCCACTTTCATCATCTTCCACATTTATATCACAAGCACGACTATGATGTCCCATGACCCCACATTTATAACAGAAAGTTGGGAGATGCTCGTACTTTAAAGGAATCCACAATTGTTTGGCTTCAAGACAGATCGTTAAACCGCGAAGAAGAGGCGTAGTAACATCAAAGTTAACTTTGAATCTAGCAAAACATCCTGCATAATTTGCCCTCTCATCCACCTCCTCAACCACACCAATTTGCTTTCCAATATTGCGTATAATGGAAGGATTCATACACTTTATCGGAAGATTGTATGCTCTTACCCAGAAACTGCTTCTGTTTACTCTTATATCAGATGGCTGCGCTGAATCATCAAGTCCCATCACCGCAAAGAGGTGTCCGTCAAAGTGCCAAGGTTGCCTTTGCAAAACCCATTGCCGATCTTCCAAAGTTGCAAAGGAAAACAGAAAAAGATTCTTCCTCCATTCTTTAGCCTCGAAATTTTTTGAGGTCTTCCACGATTTCCTCATGATTTCCATTAAATGGAATCCATTTGGGGCCTTCGCAGTAATGAGACTGCCCACCAAACAAAACCCGTCTTCCGATTGATTGGCCGTATTCACAATGGTGGAGATATCAATCAAATTCGACTCTCGCTCAGTACGCTCTTCCGGGCCGCTCAACAACTCAGAATCCCGAGACGGACCTCCGCGCTCCATACCTGCACCACCAAGAGAGAAAACAAGAAACAAAATAGAAATCACACAAACCAGAGCCCGAACAGGGGAAAGGGGCGAACCGAAATAGGCACCAAAACCGGacagagaaaagagagaaaagaaggaaaaggaaaaaaccAGGCAGCGCAAGGCCGCCGACCGGAGGGGAAGGACCCAACTGGACTCGACGGAGGACGAAGACTCAAGGCTCATATTTGCAATAGCACCAATAGATGGGATTACATCTAATTCTATTTGAATATAATCGAATACATATTCCACTAATTCCAATTGTCTCACTATTCTCttgtcccaattcaataggtcactttctaaaataaaaaattactaatatataacaaataattatatataattttttatttacatcaTATGTTATTATGGACCACAAATTATTATCTCTCTTCTCAtctgaaaaataatatcttcatttctctctccttccttttttgacaaatatatcctttaaaaaattacttttttttccttttattataaattaatatttattttttaacatcTATATCAAAACATtgtgacctattgaattgggacgaaAGAAGTATATATTAATCTGAAAGCCGATATTCTATGCACaacaatttattaaatatagtactccctccgtcccactataagtggctcaaaatttTTGGACACCagaattaaggagaatgtgtaaattagttagaaattatagtgcctatatttttttaaaagttaaaatttttCATTTATGGAAACATgtcacttataatgggacggtCCAAAATAGAATACATGTCACTTTTAGTGAGACAAATAAAgtatttaataagaaaaaaaacgaggcaattaaacaaaattagttCACAAGATCGATGCAGGAGTGAACACTTTTTCTCGTAAGAGCTTAACTTTTCTTTTTGTCACAGATTtaacaatatttaaataatttttaggTAAGCATCTAATCACTATATTATTTAGGGTTAaactatgatgcacggatttttcaaaaattagcatgtacggttaatcggattcttttagggtgcgattctctcggattcgcacccgattcgccacgtagcatatcttttaaaacaatttataaaaataaaccggattcacaaattccataggcgaaattcacgtatctcgtgtACGAAAagcctacacaaggttattttgataattttattttcagttatgacttatatattggactaataatatttgaatcattatattgttgctcaattaacttatataattgaaaatacttaacttttgggtaaaataaaatgtaaattacatataattaatttaaaaaaatttaaattgtatatattttataagcattatatatcataaaattttaataattagatgtatcattgccgaatcgcaccctataatttttaaaaacctgtatccccgtactcgtatcgtatcgcccccgcatccgcacctccgtacctatgcaacatagggTTTAAATAGCATATACAATCTCAAGGTTGTCCcgtatttttcaatttcatcccTCACGAATCGTAAGTGACATGGCAGAccttattgtatttttttttaatttttcgtCCACGTTTGCAATGTCCGTTAACCGTCCGTCCAgtaattatcattatttttttaatttcaaacgGGCCCCACTAACTGTTTAAACCCCGGGAGAAGCAAGACGCCTTCAATGCAGAACACCACACCAAAAAGAACCCTTCGACTTCTCATCTTCACCACTTCTTTGCGTTTGAATCTAGTCGGAGTTTGGCGATTTTTTACATGTAATGGCCGGCGAAGATAAAGGAAAACAAAGGTAAGTTAAAAAGTTTCTTTTCCTTGTTTATGTCGAATGTATAGTTTTTATGTGTTTTCGTTGATCATTATGAACAACTCGATATTGAATGGCACagtgtttattattttttcttgttttttttattgtaacAGTATGATTGatgcaaatgaattcaattTTCATTTTGGTGTGAATTGGGAGAAGAAGGATAAATGGCTATTCGAAACTTATGATTTGGATAAGGTAGTTGCTTGTTTAGAGGAAATGTCATTTTCTCGTATCCAGAATCAGTTTAGTGAACTAGGGTTTCCAAATCCCAATGGCAAATACATTTGGGATCCTGATAGGGAAGTTGAagagggttttttttttttttttttaagatgaaGTTTATTGTAAGAGAGTGATTCAATATCTAGATGCCCTTGGTTTTAAGGAAATAGATATGTTCgttgatgatgaagaaacaCCCTTGCCTACATATTTTACTAGGGCTCAATTGCCAACAGAGAATGAAACCGAAATGGGGAATGGCAGAGAAGTCACTGCTTTAACAGAGGCAAGGGATGTTGAGAGGGCTGATGGTGTTGAGAATGATGGTGGAGCTGAGGTCGATGGTACTGTGAGGGATGAGGGTGTTGGGGTAGAGGGTTCTGAGAGGCCTAAGGGAGTTGTGGCAGAGGGAACTGAGAGGGATGCGGGAGTTAGGGCTTGAGAGAGATGATGGATTTGGGGCAGAGGGTATTGAGAGTAATAGGGGAGAGGGCATGGACATTGGGGTAGATATTAGAGGGGAAGATGAAGATGAACTAGCTGGGGCAGAGGGTATTGACACATGGTATGTAAATCCCATTCGATATGTAAGTGAGGAAGATGAACAAAGTGAGATGGTGATGAAGATGAAGCTTCTGTAGAAGTTCATCCTGAAGATGAAACAACCGAGTAACTTGAAAAGAATTTTAGGAATGAAGGCAATGGTGATGGAACTTTCAATTTAGGGTAGTCATTTGCAAATGTGATTGAAGCAAGACAAGCCCTAAATGACTATGGAGTGAAGTATGAGGTATAAGTTGAAGTTTGTGAAGAATCAGACATCAAGACTTAGAGTTATTTGCTTGAATGCTGAGAATTGCCCATTCAAGATGTTAGTTTCTAAGGATGGTGAGAATGGCAGACTAACTATCAAGACTTTGTTCATGGAGCATAGCTGTTTTAGACAAAGAAAGAGAAATAAGAAAAAGCACAAGAGCAGGGAGCCAAATTCGATTCAATGGAGCTAACTAGAAGGAATTGAAGTTAGATTACCAACTCAATTGCCATTCAAAGCTCCAGGTTTGAAGTGGAAAGGCAAAAGATCTGTGACCACACAACACCTCATTGATGAATGAATATAAAAAAGGACAAGAAGTGGAGGGGGAAAGAGTGCAACTCAGTCATCACAGATTGCATCCACAACTACACAGGGCTATGAGGTGTTTTTATGATACAAGATTGTAATTGAATTGGGTTTATTTGTGaatcaatattttgaaacaGTCATACCAGACCATGCCTTGTTATGGCTTTCTTTTGAActtgaaatattatttttttgtgttaTTTAAGAACCTGAACTTGAATCCAGGTCTTGTTgtcatttaattttgtttatgaaGAATGAACATGTTAGTTTTGCATTTCATTTTACATTATTGTATTGCATTTCAGTTTAACAATCCTATTTTGCACTTGAATGATGATCAAAGCAAATCCTTTTATTGCATTCAAAGTGTGGGTTACAAGAAGACCATCTAAcactaaaaagaaaataaatacaggAAGATCAACCAAGATATAATTGCAACAACATATGTCACTCTAATCTTTTTTCTTCCtttcttgttttcttctttCAGTTTTTGGATTACATTCCATAGCTTTTCGAGTTCATCCTCCAATTCACATGTTAAAGTTTTCTTTGCTTGGCTCAACTCATTCACCAACTTCTTGTTCTCCTTCCTCAATTCTATGATAACATCTCTACCTTGAACACAATGCTTCATCATGCCATTCGAAATACCCGCAATTCTTAGTCTGAAGAGGGAGTATTAACAACAAAATTACACAAGCATTTATCGTCGGTCCAAGATGTCAAAATTACAAGTACTTGAATACCTTCCAGTTTTGACAGCCATAGAACCTCCGACCGGGATTGTCGTCGGTCCAAGATGTCATTCTAGGGGCTTTCAACCTCCTACCTTCAAATACGCATGAACAATACCTTGGTTCTTCATAGTTTATATCCATCTTTGAGCTCCTACTCCTACTTGCCAAACTGCCCCGCAAATTGCAAGACATATTGGAACTCATCTTATGTGTTGACTAAAGGGAGAGAAACCCCAAGCTCAATCGTGCAAATTTCGTGTAATTCTTCATCTAATActttgaaaattgaagaatgtgAAAAACTAGGGTTCGTGTATACAAGATTGAGGATTGGGGATGACATATCCCGCTATTAAGAGTTTCAACGGTAAGTGGGGCCCATTTTcgagtaaaaattaaaaatatatataaataaatactggaCGGACGATTATCGAACGTCGCAAACATGGAcggaattttttaaaaaatacaataagGTCTGCCATGCCACTTACGATTCGTGAGggatgaaattaaaaaaatacggGACTACCTTGAGGTTGTTTTTGCTATTTAACCCTATTATTTAAGAGCTTGTTTGTTAGAGAGGATTAGTGTATGCCTACGAGTCACTGACAATCTTATACTTTATCTGCCTCATCAATAATGTCTCAattcataagaaaataaattaggcTCCTAATTATACTAAAAGGAACATATGGACTCCTCCCACTTTTTGATTAAAGcaatttttgttttctctcTCAATATTAAACAAGTGAGATGTCACTACTTTATGCCATAAACAATTATTCCTTAGGCCATCCACACTGGGGGCGCGGACGCCGGCTCGAGCTTGGCGCCCCACACTCTCCCCCCCAATGTCGCACCCCCAATGTCCGCACCCATACCTTCCCTCCACACCTGGAGCAATCCCCCTTTTGATTGGGCGCGTGATATACATGGTCCAATCACAAAAATTTCAgccttttaattaaaataaattaataaaaaataaataattaattaaaatttgaatttttgcaACGGCTTTGCGGGCAAAATCTGGTATAGAGCCAATCCAAACGGCTCTTTGtggttttttttcttcttttctttatcTATTATTTTGTTTCTATAAATTGTTTCCTTTTTCTATTCACTTTCACACACAAATCAAGAAACGCAATGATCTCCCATAGATTGTaggtttttttatatattttttttaatttgaagtaatttaggactttatttttgttgtaatgcaattttattttcaatcaacGTAGTGTTAAATTctaagttcaataaaatttatgttattaaatatattgttaaaattaattgaaaacaaacaataaaaataaagataaaataaaatataaattttaagaaTCAAGGTGTTGGTTCTCCAATGTGGGGATTGACTCTTAAATGGTGAGGACCACTTTTCAGAGTTAATCTTGACTCTCCAATGTGAATGCCCTTATGTGATCTAATTTTTTAAGATGTTATTAATGAGACTCGGGGGAGTATTATGTTTGCTTAAGAACACTAGACTCTTTATAAAGCAAGTCCAATATGTATTATACAAATCCTTCTAATTTTGTATACTATCTCTTAGATGGAATACATAAtataaatcctaattatatcatttattaattaattaatagattaaactttcaaatttttattatcttaacataatttatttataaattcaataatttaacATATGTAATCAACATAATATTGATGTCTTATAAGTTATAAGACATTCCACTCAAATATTTTTACTTTATCTGATATTGTCAAGCAAATGAGTCCTAAGTGAAAAATAATCCCAAATTCAATTCTTACAAGTCACAACACCTCCTTTCCgacttaaaattttataataatactcTTTTGTCCATCAAAAttaacatttttattatttttaacgTCCATCAAATGGATGAAACGATTTCTCAATTACATAAAATTCACCAAATATTATACTAAAATCGCTACTAAACCAAATTGCCATTATTTTCATATGCGGGGGGAGTAATAATAAGTTTAACCTATTACTTCCGTGATGATGACATGTTACAACATTGAAGATGttgtataaattaataactaaaCTAAACTTAAAATATAGAACAAGTTAAATGCATTGATTGAGCTATCATACCAGCATTATCATCCATCACCTCCAAAAGGTAGTAGATTAATCTAATTAGTTGTACCTACAAGATaagagttaaaaaaaaaaaaaaacaatatttatttttaaaaggtGACAAGGTGCTCCAAGTGGGGTGGGTTGGCAAATGATATTTATCGAATTCCATAAAATTAAATGGGCACATGATATTGTCAAAATTCAAATGAATAATTTGTTATCACAATAGTATCAAGAATCATAAGTTGCGGGTTGGTTCTGCAAATGAGTCAACCCGGTCGGCAATTATAAGTGTGGGCCCATTAAGTGTTAAAATTTGGTGTGTTCTTAAATTTGTTTGTCCCATACATGATTTGAGTCTTATCTGTAAAGTAAGAAGCACTTTATTACAGGTTAGGGCCGTTAGCCTGTCTAATTGATTATCGAGTTTTGGATAATTCATTAATCGAATTGAAATTTTCAGGTTCAGGTATTTAATAATCAAAATTTTTGATTATTGAATCAGTTTCGATTATCACTTTAAAAAGAAATTCGGGTATCGGTTAACTCGATAATCTATTCGAGTTAAccgaataataaaaattatttaattaattatttatatatattatatattttttaattattaattaaaaaatcaatttttagctaaaataaaattacgttatatttaaagtataaaaatgagttttattttaatggataaGTTGTTATGTGTGTTTTTTGGAGATCAGTGTTCAAATCATCTAACTAGCAAATTATTgagagttttaattttttaaatgggtattcgGATATCCAAaccgattcggttatttgggtaaCCGAACATCTAAAACGATTCGGAAACGATTAGTAAAATATAACATATATCGGATTCGGGTAATCGAAAATTTGGGTAAGGGCAACCGAACCGATCGACAACCCTGATTACACTTACAAGCATATGAAAAGGAATTATAATTTCAATAATTGTAAATACATTACATATACATTTATCCTATGGAGGGTTATTCATAAATAGACGCATCATCTTAATCTGATCAGAAATATTGAATTGAgccattaaataaacaaaagagATCAATACAAATTATATTCATAATACTTTTAAATTCGAATTAAAATAACACCATAAAATCAAAATTCgaatataatttatgaataacCTATTATGaaatactttaaaaaatactGTGTAAATTTTGTGATAAATGGTAGTCATAACAGAAAAGAAGTTCAGATGAAGTCcaatatgtatattatatattaaatcaaAGAATTTGATTGTAAAAAATAACCCAATGAATATTaggtttaattttttaattattggttaATGGATCGTGATTATTATTCATCAAATACTTtcttaataaacaaataaataaaaatattttataatcatTTAGTGATGggttaaattattaaataaaatgggCATTGACCCAATATCAAAATagtttatttgaaaaaaaagcataaaatactCATAAACTATGTTTATagtattgtttatattttaaaaatatttttggttcCTATAATtaattgatgaacaaatcattatattttgtataattttaatatatattgtaATATATCATATAAATATTCCATTATACACAAGAAATTTTATAAGATATTCATGTTATGTAACATATTGGTACAAAATATACTTTTAGCAGTGAAGTTATATACTCTCTCTATCCTCATAAAATGTGtccaatttgtcattttcgtacGTCCTCGTAAAATGTATCCagtctatttttggtaagtctccactcacaacatattcaattattttattaaaactagtGCCATTTCGAAATGGATACTTTTTATAAGgaggagggagtataattttagttACCATAGAATAACGCTGCAATTATATTTACTTTTCAACTTTTTCCGCTTTTTTATTATGATATCTTAAGAAAgtatatttattatgtttagtATGGTCAATATCATGAAccttataatattaaattggtggttattttacaaaattgcatataagaataaaatagttagtataattataatattaagaaagtatatttattatgtttagaATGATCTTATTTTTTATacaagaataaaatattattctcaaaatataattataaaaaaaaattatgtaaattcATCTAGAATAATTCACACAATAAAGttcaaattaatgaatttatattttatagtataatttatacACTAATACACAATAAGTTTGTAAATTTTTTTGGATGAAGAGGGGTACCTTGGAGATTGAATCATAACTCTCtctattaataaaaatggtCTTTACTGCTTGGCTCCCttcttataaatttttttatacgTATATTGTGCATGCACAGGTACAATACTGGTAAGTTGTGAAGGACAAGAATTCAAGATCACGATAAAAACCAACATTGATAGTAAAAGACGGCACGCAGTGTAAAATTGACTTAATTAACACCTTTTCCACTCCAAGAATAAAATGAGATTAAACCAAGAAAATTTATTACACTAAACCAGGAATATTCTAAGGTTATAATTTCCGGCATAGCAAtagaaaaaactaaaataaattagttGCAGAGGAGACAATAATGTGGTATAAAATTCTGCCATTTTCAGGTGTGTAaaattgttggaaaaatatCTATTTTTTATAGTACAACAAATCTAAAAAGTAGAGAATCTCAAAAACTCATTTACTAGAGTGAGAAAGGAGTGCATTGGATTAAAACTAAGGTCCTATCATGATCTTCAAGAACACAAGcacagaagaaaaaaaattcagcTACCTTCGATATTCGACGAGGAACGAGCATTCCCACCTGTGAAATTGTTCAAATGCAACCCTGAGTAAATATTTCAAAGGAACAACTGTCAGGATCTCGCTTCAAGCCCCTTGAGGCGAAAGTACAGTCAGGCAGGTTGATTCAGATGCTAATGCAATTACACTCATAAAGCTCGATTTTCTTTCACACGAGTGTGCATGTGTGCAAGCCACAATATCTCCTGTGCTTCGGATTTGAGACAGGTTAGTCCAATTATCAGTTTACCTCATGTCCGAACCCACAAGGGGTCCAAAGAGACTGTCCTGTCGTTTCTGTTCTGCAATGATGCTGTTCGTGAGGGAGGTGCGTGCACAGTAATTGGAAGAATCCACTCACATTTATCCCTCCCCTCTATCATAAGAGGATGCTCGTACCTATCCATGAAAGGAAGCAAAATCGATTGAGAAACCAAAAGGTAAAAAGAACTTGTCCACAGCATCAAGATCGAACAGAAGTAATATGTTGATCCCTTTCTACTTTAATAAGCAGGTAACCACACACTCGTCGGTAAAAGAATCATACCTTGTCAAGTCCATATTCCTTGGACTTGTAAGAAATTCAAATCGGAGAGCCCATTGCACAGAGACATAGCGGGTGGTGAAAGTCATGGGCCCATCCATTGGAATGGAAAAGAGAAAGCTTGTCTGGACTAAATCAGCCACAACCTCATGGTGATCGCTAAAAACCTGTAGAATACAAGGTAGAGACGGCAGCTATTAGTTGCTGCTATTGAAAATGAAGTTGTGGTTCTTATTTTCAGAATCACTGTTTAATATTGTTTACTTCTACGCCATGAATGCACTTAAATTAATGGCTTCCAGTGGTCTCAATCTGTAGCCTAGGACCACCCAGATTTAGAAAATACTGCAGTAGAACATTCTAAATACTTGGGCAGT harbors:
- the LOC131009683 gene encoding uncharacterized protein LOC131009683, which encodes MERGGPSRDSELLSGPEERTERESNLIDISTIVNTANQSEDGFCLVGSLITAKAPNGFHLMEIMRKSWKTSKNFEAKEWRKNLFLFSFATLEDRQWVLQRQPWHFDGHLFAVMGLDDSAQPSDIRVNRSSFWVRAYNLPIKCMNPSIIRNIGKQIGVVEEVDERANYAGCFARFKVNFDVTTPLLRGLTICLEAKQLWIPLKYEHLPTFCYKCGVMGHHSRACDINVEDDESGKQFEDIIYGPILKASPLKRLRPTKQNHDRPRKSNPLIDLQCHAPFHPPVHPSKPRPSPLSPNPSSHLSNFPNPMTLPSNADTVNPDRNHSHKMQKDNTLPQKHSPAPTGQKPPTKSEAKISQVFSKTQTSLTTATESQPKARATPQNRGPFAPTETIIPTVDIAKLLNIDLPPKQQANNTQKPTLKTWSRLNRSPTPKIPKVQSLAKPNRKRYLIENEGNTSPSRDAAIDMVQKRLKGTILDDDSTTSNATTAEIALEQSRRAQ